A stretch of Castanea sativa cultivar Marrone di Chiusa Pesio chromosome 2, ASM4071231v1 DNA encodes these proteins:
- the LOC142624222 gene encoding serine/threonine-protein kinase TIO-like, with amino-acid sequence MSFIVTEFAQGEVFEILEDDKCLPEEQVQAIAKQLVRALHYLHSNRIIHRDMKPQNILIGAGSVVKLCDFGFARAMSTNTVVLRSIKGTPLYMAPELVREQPYNHTADLWSLGVILYELFVGQPPFYTNSVYALIRHIVKDPVKYPDNMSQNFKSFLRGLLNKVPQNRLTWPTLLEHPFVQETSDEVDARVVSSY; translated from the exons ATGTCCTTTATTGTCACAGAATTTGCACAA GGTGAAGTATTTGAGATTCTTGAGGATGATAAGTGCCTTCCAGAAGAACAAGTCCAAGCAATTGCAAAGCAGTTG GTGAGAGCGTTGCACTACTTGCACTCAAACCGTATCATCCATCGTGATATGAAGCCACAAAACATTCTCATTGGTGCTGGGTCTGTGGTTAAG ctttgtgattttgggtttgcACGTGCAATGTCCACGAATACTGTTGTTTTGAGATCCATAAAAG GCACTCCACTGTATATGGCTCCGGAACTGGTACGGGAACAGCCTTACAACCACACGGCTGATTTATGGTCCCTTGGAGTTATTCT GTACGAATTGTTTGTTGGACAGCCCCCATTTTATACAAATTCTGTTTATGCACTCATCCGGCATATTGTTAAG GATCCAGTTAAATATCCAGACAATATgagtcaaaatttcaaaagcttTTTGAGGGGTTTGCTTAATAAG GTACCACAAAACCGACTAACTTGGCCCACTCTTCTTGAGCACCCCTTTGTTCAAGAAACTTCAGATGAAGTGGATGCTAGG GTTGTCTCCTCTTATTGA
- the LOC142624221 gene encoding serine/threonine-protein phosphatase 7 long form homolog: MEPGIDEEPEIVRPGPEDPSLLTRQRNHRSEDIWNGEDSGSLTCRGRAKEMAKITMQDNRVIDIIKLVGLEGLFRVPSREIDHCLISALVERWRPETHTFHLPHGEMSITLEDVEVIFGLPIDGEVLVGPTTVVDGNWRQLCVELLGFGVPENDNKTLVGQRILISRLVERIAEPLPHDATEEQVHQYARCYILALLGDKIFMDKSGDRVHLMFLEFLRNLHDPPKYSWGSGCLAWLYRELCRASDKEASQIGGALQLVQYWAWARLPFLCPRIEPPPGCDYGPWPKAPLAFKWVRVPSPKSRPSGTALIHYREQLVRMQPDQIIWQPYEADFGHLPDFASQEGYVDGKGATGVFLHSRDTPPASCPSTAWVGARAARPCCVR; encoded by the exons ATGGAGCCTGGGATCGATGAGGAGCCAGAGATTGTGCGCCCTGGTCCAGAAGATCCTTCATTGTTGACGCGACAACGAAATCATCGAtcagaggacatttggaatggcgag GACTCGGGCTCACTTACATGCCGTGGTCGCGCTAAGGAGATGGCAAAGATAACGATGCAAGATAATCGGGTGATTGATATTATCAAGTTGGTGGGGTTAGAAGGATTGTTTAGGGTCCCTtccagagagatagatcattgcctaatatcggccctagttgagcgatggcggccggagactcatacgttccatcttccacatggtgagatgtcaatcaccctagaagatgtggaggtcatttttggacttcctatagacggtgaggtcttggttgggccgactACTGTGGTGGATGGGAATTGGAGGCAACTGTGCgtggagttgcttggttttggCGTTCCGgagaatgacaacaaaactttggtggggcaaagaattctcattAGTCGCCTTGTTGAGCGCATTGCAGAGCCACTGCCTCATGATGCAACGGAGGAGCAAGTACATCAGTATGCccggtgctatattttagcgcTACTAGGGGATAAGattttcatggacaagtcgggagatagggtgcatctGATGTTCTTGGAGTTCCTGCGGAACCTTCATGATCCGCCaaagtatagttggggtagtggttgcCTGGCATGGTTGTATAGGGAGTTGTGCCGGGCAAGTGATAAAGAGGCATCGCAGATTGGTGGGGCGTTGCAATTGGttcagtattgggcatgggcgaggttgccattcttgtgcccgaGGATAGAGCCTCCACCTGGATGCgattatggcccatggccaaaagctccacttgcatttaa gtgggtgcgggtgccaagCCCGAAGAGTAGGCCATCCGGCACGGCGTTGATCCATTATCGTgagcaattagttagaatgCAGCCGGACCAG ATTATATGGCAGCCATATGAGGCAGACTTCGGCCACCTTCCTGACTTCGCGTCGCAGGAGGGATACGTGGACGGCAAGGGTGCCACCggtgtgtttttgcatagtagagaCACACCACCCGCATCGTGTCCTTCGACAGCTTGGGTTGGCGCAAGAGCGGCCCGACCATGTTGTGTACGATGA